From one Musa acuminata AAA Group cultivar baxijiao chromosome BXJ2-6, Cavendish_Baxijiao_AAA, whole genome shotgun sequence genomic stretch:
- the LOC135614506 gene encoding probable glucomannan 4-beta-mannosyltransferase 9 isoform X1, with amino-acid sequence MDRLSSTPVLPRRNDDVTQLGMVWEQVKAPVIVPLLRIAVFLCLAMSVMLFVEKVYMATVILAVKLLRRRPETRYKWEPMEDDMERGSAAYPMVLVQIPMFNEKEVYQLSIGAACGLSWPSDRLIIQVLDDSTDPAIKEMVQVECRRWASKGVNIRYEIRDNRVGYKAGALKMGMKHRYVKDCDYVVIFDADFQPDPDFLCRTIPFLIHNPQIGLVQGRWRFVNADECLMTRMQEMSLDYHFAIEQEVGSSTYAFFGFNGTAGVWRIAAINEAGGWKDRTTVEDMDLAVRASLKGWKFIFLNDLGVKSELPSTFKAFRHQQHRWSCGPANLFRKMVVEISKNKVCSLCVRNTHNFSRDSNCLCDASLTMQKVSLWTKVYVIYSFFFIRKIVGHIVTFIFYCLVIPATVFVPEVEIPMWGLVYLPSVITMLNSVGTPRSLHLLVFWVLFENVMSLHRTKATLSGLLDLGRVNEWVVTEKLGDIMKTKLPTKAAKKPRVRIGDRLHKMELFTGAYLFFCACYDLKYGKNHYFLYLFLQSITFFIVGFGYVGTYIPQS; translated from the exons atggATAGGCTTTCTTCGACGCCCGTTCTGCCGAGGAGGAATGACGACGTCACGCAGTTGGGGATGGTGTGGGAGCAGGTCAAGGCGCCGGTGATCGTCCCCCTGCTGCGCATCGCGGTGTTCCTGTGCCTGGCCATGTCGGTCATGCTCTTCGTGGAGAAGGTGTACATGGCCACCGTCATCCTCGCCGTCAAGCTCCTCCGGAGGCGGCCGGAGACGCGCTACAAGTGGGAGCCCATGGAGGACGACATGGAGCGAGGCAGTGCAGCGTACCCCATGGTCCTCGTCCAAATCCCCATGTTCAACGAAAAGGAG GTATACCAGCTCTCCATCGGAGCTGCATGTGGGCTTTCATGGCCGTCAGATCGTCTCATAATCCAAGTGCTCGACGACTCCACCGATCCCGCCATTAAG GAGATGGTGCAGGTAGAGTGCCGGAGGTGGGCGAGCAAGGGGGTGAACATACGGTACGAGATCAGGGACAACAGGGTAGGCTACAAGGCTGGGGCGCTCAAGATGGGGATGAAGCACAGATACGTCAAGGACTGCGACTACGTCGTCATCTTCGACGCCGACTTCCAGCCGGATCCCGACTTCCTCTGTCGCACCATCCCGTTCCTCATCCACAACCCCCAGATCGGCCTCGTCCAGGGCCGCTGGAGATTCG TGAACGCGGATGAATGTTTGATGACAAGGATGCAGGAGATGTCCTTGGATTACCATTTTGCTATCGAGCAGGAAGTGGGATCCTCCACCTATGCTTTCTTCGGATTCAATG GGACTGCTGGGGTATGGCGGATTGCAGCTATCAATGAAGCCGGAGGTTGGAAGGATCGGACCACTGTAGAGGACATGGACTTGGCTGTTCGAGCAAGCCTCAAGGGCTGGAAATTTATATTCCTCAACGACCTCGGG GTGAAAAGCGAGCTACCAAGTACTTTCAAGGCCTTTCGCCATCAGCAACACAGATGGTCGTGTGGACCAGCGAACTTGTTCAGGAAAATGGTGGTGGAGATCTCCAAGAACAAGGTATGTTCCCTGTGTGTTAGAAACACCCACAACTTTTCCAGAGATTCTAATTGTCTTTGTGATGCCTCCTTGACAATGCAGAAAGTATCCCTGTGGACCAAAGTTTATGTGATATACAGCTTCTTCTTCATCCGCAAGATTGTGGGTCATATAGTGACCTTTATATTTTACTGCTTGGTGATCCCTGCCACTGTCTTTGTTCCTGAAGTGGAAATACCAATGTGGGGTTTAGTCTACCTACCTTCCGTCATTACAATGCTGAATTCTGTTGGAACGCCGAG GTCGCTTCACTTGCTGGTGTTCTGGGTCCTTTTCGAGAATGTCATGTCTCTGCATAGAACAAAAGCAACCTTGAGTGGCCTCCTGGATTTAGGGAGAGTTAATGAATGGGTGGTCACTGAGAAGCTCGGGGATATTATGAAGACAAAATTGCCTACCAAAGCAGCTAAGAAGCCAAGAGTCAGGATTGGCGATAG GTTACATAAAATGGAGCTCTTTACTGGGGCCTATCTCTTCTTCTGTGCATGCTATGATCTGAAGTATGGGAAGAACCATTACTTCCTCTACCTCTTCCTCCAGTCGATCACCTTCTTCATCGTTGGATTTGGTTATGTTGGCACCTACATTCCACAATCCTAA
- the LOC135614506 gene encoding probable glucomannan 4-beta-mannosyltransferase 9 isoform X2, with amino-acid sequence MDRLSSTPVLPRRNDDVTQLGMVWEQVKAPVIVPLLRIAVFLCLAMSVMLFVEKVYMATVILAVKLLRRRPETRYKWEPMEDDMERGSAAYPMVLVQIPMFNEKEVYQLSIGAACGLSWPSDRLIIQVLDDSTDPAIKEMVQVECRRWASKGVNIRYEIRDNRVGYKAGALKMGMKHRYVKDCDYVVIFDADFQPDPDFLCRTIPFLIHNPQIGLVQGRWRFVNADECLMTRMQEMSLDYHFAIEQEVGSSTYAFFGFNGTAGVWRIAAINEAGGWKDRTTVEDMDLAVRASLKGWKFIFLNDLGVKSELPSTFKAFRHQQHRWSCGPANLFRKMVVEISKNKKVSLWTKVYVIYSFFFIRKIVGHIVTFIFYCLVIPATVFVPEVEIPMWGLVYLPSVITMLNSVGTPRSLHLLVFWVLFENVMSLHRTKATLSGLLDLGRVNEWVVTEKLGDIMKTKLPTKAAKKPRVRIGDRLHKMELFTGAYLFFCACYDLKYGKNHYFLYLFLQSITFFIVGFGYVGTYIPQS; translated from the exons atggATAGGCTTTCTTCGACGCCCGTTCTGCCGAGGAGGAATGACGACGTCACGCAGTTGGGGATGGTGTGGGAGCAGGTCAAGGCGCCGGTGATCGTCCCCCTGCTGCGCATCGCGGTGTTCCTGTGCCTGGCCATGTCGGTCATGCTCTTCGTGGAGAAGGTGTACATGGCCACCGTCATCCTCGCCGTCAAGCTCCTCCGGAGGCGGCCGGAGACGCGCTACAAGTGGGAGCCCATGGAGGACGACATGGAGCGAGGCAGTGCAGCGTACCCCATGGTCCTCGTCCAAATCCCCATGTTCAACGAAAAGGAG GTATACCAGCTCTCCATCGGAGCTGCATGTGGGCTTTCATGGCCGTCAGATCGTCTCATAATCCAAGTGCTCGACGACTCCACCGATCCCGCCATTAAG GAGATGGTGCAGGTAGAGTGCCGGAGGTGGGCGAGCAAGGGGGTGAACATACGGTACGAGATCAGGGACAACAGGGTAGGCTACAAGGCTGGGGCGCTCAAGATGGGGATGAAGCACAGATACGTCAAGGACTGCGACTACGTCGTCATCTTCGACGCCGACTTCCAGCCGGATCCCGACTTCCTCTGTCGCACCATCCCGTTCCTCATCCACAACCCCCAGATCGGCCTCGTCCAGGGCCGCTGGAGATTCG TGAACGCGGATGAATGTTTGATGACAAGGATGCAGGAGATGTCCTTGGATTACCATTTTGCTATCGAGCAGGAAGTGGGATCCTCCACCTATGCTTTCTTCGGATTCAATG GGACTGCTGGGGTATGGCGGATTGCAGCTATCAATGAAGCCGGAGGTTGGAAGGATCGGACCACTGTAGAGGACATGGACTTGGCTGTTCGAGCAAGCCTCAAGGGCTGGAAATTTATATTCCTCAACGACCTCGGG GTGAAAAGCGAGCTACCAAGTACTTTCAAGGCCTTTCGCCATCAGCAACACAGATGGTCGTGTGGACCAGCGAACTTGTTCAGGAAAATGGTGGTGGAGATCTCCAAGAACAAG AAAGTATCCCTGTGGACCAAAGTTTATGTGATATACAGCTTCTTCTTCATCCGCAAGATTGTGGGTCATATAGTGACCTTTATATTTTACTGCTTGGTGATCCCTGCCACTGTCTTTGTTCCTGAAGTGGAAATACCAATGTGGGGTTTAGTCTACCTACCTTCCGTCATTACAATGCTGAATTCTGTTGGAACGCCGAG GTCGCTTCACTTGCTGGTGTTCTGGGTCCTTTTCGAGAATGTCATGTCTCTGCATAGAACAAAAGCAACCTTGAGTGGCCTCCTGGATTTAGGGAGAGTTAATGAATGGGTGGTCACTGAGAAGCTCGGGGATATTATGAAGACAAAATTGCCTACCAAAGCAGCTAAGAAGCCAAGAGTCAGGATTGGCGATAG GTTACATAAAATGGAGCTCTTTACTGGGGCCTATCTCTTCTTCTGTGCATGCTATGATCTGAAGTATGGGAAGAACCATTACTTCCTCTACCTCTTCCTCCAGTCGATCACCTTCTTCATCGTTGGATTTGGTTATGTTGGCACCTACATTCCACAATCCTAA
- the LOC103988279 gene encoding uncharacterized protein LOC103988279 isoform X1: MMEGSTRGHQVPAFGYWDHRDELPITRCFELAVQAEWIRGHCRSEDGDLFKVAAPAETPACCEHHHRKVKKGGCIGREKEELQKKQGRATAPKAVDEDLYKIPPELLHHQKPKRVFITLNAFRNLSRPKLGCSCDCLQARMFKNLWSGCMGLDSVA, encoded by the exons ATGATGGAG GGCTCGACGAGGGGTCATCAAGTTCCAGCGTTTGGGTACTGGGATCACCGTGATGAACTCCCCATCACCCGGTGCTTTGAGCTTGCAGTGCAGGCTGAGTGGATCCGAGGCCATTGTCGTAGCGAAGATGGTGATCTCTTTAAGGTGGCAGCCCCTGCAGAGACACCAGCTTGTTGTGAGCACCACCACAGAAAG GTGAAGAAGGGTGGCTGCATAGGAAGAGAGAAGGAAGAGCTGCAGAAGAAGCAAGGGAGGGCTACAGCTCCCAAGGCCGTGGACGAGGACTTGTACAAGATCCCACCTGAACTCCTCCACCACCAAAAGCCCAAGCGGGTATTCATCACTCTTAACGCGTTCCGAAATCTCTCTCGGCCAAAACTTGGGTGTTCATGTGACTGTTTGCAGGCGAGGATGTTCAAGAATCTGTGGTCGGGATGTATGGGACTCGACAGCGTTGCCTGA
- the LOC103988279 gene encoding uncharacterized protein LOC103988279 isoform X2, with the protein MFNCVLLWFQGSTRGHQVPAFGYWDHRDELPITRCFELAVQAEWIRGHCRSEDGDLFKVAAPAETPACCEHHHRKVKKGGCIGREKEELQKKQGRATAPKAVDEDLYKIPPELLHHQKPKRARMFKNLWSGCMGLDSVA; encoded by the exons ATGTTTAATTGTGTGTTGCTATGGTTTCAGGGCTCGACGAGGGGTCATCAAGTTCCAGCGTTTGGGTACTGGGATCACCGTGATGAACTCCCCATCACCCGGTGCTTTGAGCTTGCAGTGCAGGCTGAGTGGATCCGAGGCCATTGTCGTAGCGAAGATGGTGATCTCTTTAAGGTGGCAGCCCCTGCAGAGACACCAGCTTGTTGTGAGCACCACCACAGAAAG GTGAAGAAGGGTGGCTGCATAGGAAGAGAGAAGGAAGAGCTGCAGAAGAAGCAAGGGAGGGCTACAGCTCCCAAGGCCGTGGACGAGGACTTGTACAAGATCCCACCTGAACTCCTCCACCACCAAAAGCCCAAGCGG GCGAGGATGTTCAAGAATCTGTGGTCGGGATGTATGGGACTCGACAGCGTTGCCTGA